Genomic DNA from Desulfonema ishimotonii:
CTTCTCCTTGCAGTGGGCCATCAGCTCTTCGGCCTCTGCGGTTGCGTTGGGCTTGAGGACCACAAAAACCTTGGCCGCCTCTCCCCGGCTGGGATGGGGGATGCCCACGGTACAGGCCTCCTGCACTTTGGGGTGTTCATAAAAAACCTCATCAATATCCCGGGGATAGACATTGTACCCCCCGGAGATGATCAGGTCTTTTTTTCGGTCCACAATGTAGAAATAGCCCTCTTTGCTCATCTGGGCGATGTCGCCCGTGTGCAGCCACCCGTCTTCGGTCAGAACGCCTGCGGTCTCTTCGGGCATGTTCCGGTAGCCTTTCATCACCTGCGGCCCCCGGATGAGCAGCTCCCCCGGCTCATTCACCGGCATATCCGTGACCCCGTCCTCAAGGCTCACCACCCGGCATTCGGTGTCGGAGATGGGGAGGCCGATGCTTCCGATTTTCCGTTTCTCCTTGTTGAACGGGTTGACATGGGTCACCGGTGTGGTTTCGGTCAGGCCGTATCCTTCAACGATCACCGCGCCGGTCTTTTCTTCAAAATCCCGGATCACCTCGACCGGCAGGGGGGAGCTGCCGGAAAAGCAGCCTTTGACGGAGGTGAGGTCGGTTTTGCCGATGTCGGGATGATTGAGGATGCCGATGTACATGGTGGGGACCAGGGGGACAAACGAGGGCCTGAACCTGGCGATGGTCTCCAGCAGCGGCCCCGGCTGGGGTTTGGGGACCAGAACATCGGTCCATCCCCTGTATATGGCCAAATTCATGGCGGTAGACAGGCCGAAGACGTGGAAAAAGGGCAGCGCCCCCAGCATGACCTCCTTGCCGACCTTGAATGCCGGGAACCATCCGGCGACTTGCTGGACCTGCTGGCTCAGATTGGCGTGGGTCAGGATTACGCCTTTGGAGACGCCGGTGGTGCCGCCCGTGTACTGATACATGGCCGTATCATCGAATGTAATGTCGGTTTTCGGAGGTTCGGGCGGATATTTTTCCAGCACCGCCTTCCATTTGTAAACGTTTTCCGCAGGTCTGACATCGGCAGCCAGCTTTTTCTTTTTGGCGATGAGGGGGAAGATCAGGTTTTTGGGGAAGGGGAGGTAGTCGCCGAGGGTGGTGTAAATGATCTGTTTAATCCGGGTCTTGGGCCGAAGGTCGATCATGCGGTTGCCCAGGAGATCCAGAGTGACGAGCGCCTTTGCGCCCGAGTCGTTGAACTGGTGGTCCAGCTCCCGGTCGGAATAAAGCGGGTTGTTCATCACCGCAACCCCCCCGATTCTGAGGATGGCGTAATAGGCAACCACACAGGGAATGGTGTTGGGCAGCAGGATGGCAACGCTGTCGCCTTTTTTTATCCCGAAGTCATGCAGGGCCGCACCGAAGCGGTTTACAGCCTCATCCAGCTGGCGGTAGGTCATCTTGTATCCCTGAAAAATCAGCGCGGGCTGGTCCGGGAAATTCCGGGCCGAACGCGCCAGGAATTCAGGAAGGCAGATCCGCTCATATTCCAGTTTATCTTTTACATTCCCCTCATATTGCCCGATCCACGGTTTGTCCTCGTATCTGTTTTCTTTCGTCAAGCCAAGCCTCCTTTTTTTGTTTCTGTGTTTATTATGATATAAAACAACTAAAAGGTGTGTCGCATCGTTTCGGCTGCCAGTGCCGCCCGATCTGTGGTACCCGGCATTTTATTTTAAAAATGTTTTATATGGCGGTACGGTGTTTTGTTAAAAGATACAATTTGACGAAAATTTCTTGACAAACGGATTTTGTTATGGTAACGCTCGATCGAGCGCTCAATCATAAACGGGAGTGGATACGCTTTCGCTTTAATGAATATTATTTAGTAAAAATAAACGATTAGGAGACATTATTCTTATATCTTTTTTAAAATTCCGGGTTTTGTATTTTCGGTTTTGTTCAGGGGAAGCCGCGTTTTTTCTCTTGACATATTGAAATTGAGTTTGTTAAAGAAAAAATGAATGAATACTCATTCATTTTTGAACTGCAACCTTATACACCTATTGAAAGGAGAAGGAAAGTAAAAAATGGATACTGCTCTGATCGCTCCGGCTAATGCGAGTTTTCTCGGCATTCCGACGGTAATATTCTCCGTTCTGATTCCAGTCGTCGGAATCGCCCTATTCACTTATATTATGGCAAAGCGGGTTGCCCCCCTCATTTTTGCCAACCCGGATTTCCGTTTCAACCGGTTTCCCGAACGGGTTTTCAACGTTCTCAAGCTGTGGCTGGGCCAGTGGAAACACCCGCGCTACATGACCGCCGGCGTGGTCCACATCTTATTGTTTGCCGGCTTTCTCGTCCTGTCGGTCCGCTCTTCCTCCCTGGTCATCATCGGCGTTTCCGAGGACTTTGCACTGCCGGGATTTGGCGGCACGTTCGGACACATTTACAATTTTTTCAAAGACTACGCCGCCACAATGGTGCTGGTGGCCGCCCTCATCGCCGCCTATCGGCGGGCCATTGTCAAACCGGCCCGCTATGCCGTGCCTGAAAAGTACGGCAAGGACCATACCTCGGAAGCCATCTTTGTCCTGGGCATGATTTCCGGCCTGATGATCACCGAGAGCCTGTTTGAGGCGAGTGCCGCGGCTGCCGCCATCCAGAAGGGATTGAAGCCGGAATTCATCGCACCGCTGAGCCTGCCCTGGTTTCTGAGGATTTCCATATTCTGGATGTCCGAGGGCGCACTTCAGGCAACCCATCTGATCTGCTACTACCTGCACGATCTGATTTTCTTTTCCTTTCTCTGCTTCCTGCCCCTGGGCAAACATTTCCACGTCATCACCTCCATCTTCAATGTCTGGTTTATGAAGCTGGACAAGGGCAGCGTGAAGCCGGTGAAGTGGGGCATCACAGATGAGGGGCTGGACGATGTCGAGTCCTTCGGCGTGAAAGAGTTCGAGGATTTCACCTGGAAGCACATGCTCGACTTCTACTCCTGTGCAGACTGCGGCCGCTGTTCCGACCAGTGCCCGGCCAACGCCGTGGGCCGTCCGCTCTCTCCCCGGTTTATCAGCATCAAGGCCAGGGATTATGCGTTCGATCATTATCCCCTGAAGGACGGGTTCAAGGCGGGTGAGCCCCTGATCGGCGGGATTTACACCGAGGACGAGATCTGGTCCTGCACCACCTGCGGGGCCTGTGAGGAAGAATGTCCGCTCCAGATCGAATACATTGACAAGATCGTGGATCTGAGGCGCGGCATGGTGGATGAGGGCAACGTGCCCCAGTCCCTCCAGAAACCCCTCAAGGCGCTGGAAAAACGCGGTAATCCCTGGGGCAAGATGGAAAAGAAGCGGGCCGACTGGGCGGTCAAGGACAAGGAGTTCAAGGCTGAGTGCAGCGTGAAGCTGGTGGAAAAGGGCGACACGGCAGACACTCTCTTCTTTGTGGACAGCATTTCGTCCTACGACGACCGGATTCAGCAGATCACCCAGGCCACGGCCAGAATCCTGACGGCGGCGGACGTGGATTTCACCATCCTGGGCAAGCTGGAAAAGGACAGCGGCCACGAGGTCCGGCGCTTCGGCGAGGAGATGCTCTTCCAGTCCCTGAAAGAGGAAAACACTGAAAATATCATCGAGTCCGGGGCCAAGACCATCGTGACGGCCGACCCCCACGCCTATAACGCCCTGATCAAGGACTACAAAGACCTGCCGCCCGTGAAGCACATCGCCGAGGTCATCGCCGAGGCATTGGCTTCCGGCAAGCTCCGGCTGAAGGGCATTGAGGAGGCAGGCAAGGTGTACACCTATCACGATCCCTGCTACCTGGGACGCCACAACGGCATGTACGACGCCCCCAGGGACGTGCTGGACGCCATTCCGGGCATCAGCCGGGTGGAGATGCTCAAATCCCGTGACCGCTCCTTCTGCTGCGGCGGCGGCGGGCTGATGCTCTTCTACGAACCGGTTGAGGAACAGCGCATGGGACAGCTCCGGGTGGAGATGGCCAAGGAGGCCGGTGCCAACGTCATCGTGACGGCCTGCCCGTTCTGCATGGTCAACTTGGAAGACGCCATCAAGACCAGCGGTCTGGAAGGCGAGATGGAAGCCATTGATCTGGTGGAGCTGATTGCCCGCCAAATGATCACAGATTAATCCGGTGGGCACGGGAGTGCCCACCCCGAGGAAACCGTTTTAAGGAAAATCCAGTTTCCGGGTTTTACGCTTTAACATAAATAATCTGGGAGGATATTATGGACATTCTGGTATGTGTCAAGAGGGTTCCCGACACCTCTGAAAATGAAATTGAAGTGAACAGCAGCGGCAGCGATATTGAACGTGACGACCTGGTTTACTCGGTCAATGAGTGGGACAACTATGCCGTGGAAGAGGCGATTCAGATCCGCGACAAGGTCGGCGGCTCGGTGACGGTGGTCACGGTGGGCGATGACGAGTCCGAGGAAGTGCTGAGAAGAGAGATGGCCATGGGTGCGGATCAGGGCGTCCTGCTCTCAGACGATGCCTTTGAAGGCTCTGACGGCAAGGGACTTGCCACCATCCTGAAGGCCGAGATCGAAAAGGGCAAATATGACCTGATCATGACCGGTGCCCAGGCCGATGGCGGCGCGGCCCAGGTCGGCGGTATGCTGGCGGCCATGCTGGACCTGCCCTATGCCTCCCTGGTCAACCTCATCGACGTTGTTGATGACACCAAAATCAAGGTGGGCCGTGAAATCGAAGGCGGAAATCAGGAGATGAACGAGGTGGATCTGCCCTGTGTGCTCTCCATTCAGACCGGTATCAACGAACCCCGGTACGTGGGTATCCGTGGCATCCGCAAGGTGGCTTCCGTGGAGATTCCGGTCCACGGCGCAGCCGACCTCGGCCTGGACGCCTCTGCTGTGGGTGAGGCCGCCGCAAAGGTGAAACGGCAGGATTACTTTGTGCCGGATATGGGCGAAGGTGCCGAGATGCTTGAAGGCAGCACCGAGGAAATCATCGAGAAACTGATCGAACTCTTGAAAGCCAAAGGAGGGGTAAAATAATGGCACAGATTTTTGCATATATTTTACACAAAGAAGGCGTGGCCGATGATTCAGCTCTGGAACTGGTTGCCGCAGCCAAAAAAATTGATGCCGCCGCCTCTGTGACGGCCATTGTCGTCGGTTCCGGCGTTGATGCGGTCTGCAACGAAGTGGCCGCGTCCTATAACGAGGTTTGGAAAATCGACGGTGCGGATTTCGCATACCCCAATGCGGAGGTGATCCGAAAAGCCCTGGTCAGCATTGTTCCCAAGGGCGCGCTTGTTCTGATTCCGCATAACACATTCGGAATGGACCTCGGGCCCGGTCTTTCCGTAAAACTGGATACGGCATTTGTCTCGGATGTTGTCGATTTCGAAGGCATTGACGGGGATGCACTGAAGGTGGTTCGCCAGGAATACAGCGGCATGGTCAGCACCCATGTCACCTGCGACACCGCAGCCGGTGCGATCATCACGGTCCGTCCGGGCGCGTTTCAGCCGGATGAGAGCAAATCCGCCGGCGGCGCTGTGACCGACAAGACAGGTGATGCCGGTGATCTGGGCGTCAGCAGACGCTTCCTGGAAGTGGTGGAAGCTGAAATGGGTGATGTGGATATCACCAAGTCCGAAATCCTGGTTTCCGTGGGTCGCGGTATCGAAGACGAGGATAATCTGGAGATCGCCCAGGAACTGGCCGATGCCATGGGCGCGGATGTCTCCTGCTCCCGTCCCATCGTGGATGCCAAGTGGATGGAGAAATCCCGTCAGGTCGGCACCTCCGGCCAGACGGTCAGCCCCAAGGTTTATCTGGCCTGCGGCATCAGCGGGTCGTTCCAGCACATGGGCGGCATCAAGGGCGCTCCCTTTATCGTGGCCATCAACAAGAATGCCAAGGCCCCGATCTTCCAGCTGGCCGACGTGGGCGTTGTGGCCGATATCCTGGAGTTCCTGCCGGATCTGGCCGAGGCCATTGAGGAGGCCAAGTAACAGCCAT
This window encodes:
- a CDS encoding long-chain-fatty-acid--CoA ligase; protein product: MTKENRYEDKPWIGQYEGNVKDKLEYERICLPEFLARSARNFPDQPALIFQGYKMTYRQLDEAVNRFGAALHDFGIKKGDSVAILLPNTIPCVVAYYAILRIGGVAVMNNPLYSDRELDHQFNDSGAKALVTLDLLGNRMIDLRPKTRIKQIIYTTLGDYLPFPKNLIFPLIAKKKKLAADVRPAENVYKWKAVLEKYPPEPPKTDITFDDTAMYQYTGGTTGVSKGVILTHANLSQQVQQVAGWFPAFKVGKEVMLGALPFFHVFGLSTAMNLAIYRGWTDVLVPKPQPGPLLETIARFRPSFVPLVPTMYIGILNHPDIGKTDLTSVKGCFSGSSPLPVEVIRDFEEKTGAVIVEGYGLTETTPVTHVNPFNKEKRKIGSIGLPISDTECRVVSLEDGVTDMPVNEPGELLIRGPQVMKGYRNMPEETAGVLTEDGWLHTGDIAQMSKEGYFYIVDRKKDLIISGGYNVYPRDIDEVFYEHPKVQEACTVGIPHPSRGEAAKVFVVLKPNATAEAEELMAHCKEKLAKYKWPVEIEFREELPKTNVGKILRKDLRAEELAKQK
- a CDS encoding (Fe-S)-binding protein, which produces MDTALIAPANASFLGIPTVIFSVLIPVVGIALFTYIMAKRVAPLIFANPDFRFNRFPERVFNVLKLWLGQWKHPRYMTAGVVHILLFAGFLVLSVRSSSLVIIGVSEDFALPGFGGTFGHIYNFFKDYAATMVLVAALIAAYRRAIVKPARYAVPEKYGKDHTSEAIFVLGMISGLMITESLFEASAAAAAIQKGLKPEFIAPLSLPWFLRISIFWMSEGALQATHLICYYLHDLIFFSFLCFLPLGKHFHVITSIFNVWFMKLDKGSVKPVKWGITDEGLDDVESFGVKEFEDFTWKHMLDFYSCADCGRCSDQCPANAVGRPLSPRFISIKARDYAFDHYPLKDGFKAGEPLIGGIYTEDEIWSCTTCGACEEECPLQIEYIDKIVDLRRGMVDEGNVPQSLQKPLKALEKRGNPWGKMEKKRADWAVKDKEFKAECSVKLVEKGDTADTLFFVDSISSYDDRIQQITQATARILTAADVDFTILGKLEKDSGHEVRRFGEEMLFQSLKEENTENIIESGAKTIVTADPHAYNALIKDYKDLPPVKHIAEVIAEALASGKLRLKGIEEAGKVYTYHDPCYLGRHNGMYDAPRDVLDAIPGISRVEMLKSRDRSFCCGGGGLMLFYEPVEEQRMGQLRVEMAKEAGANVIVTACPFCMVNLEDAIKTSGLEGEMEAIDLVELIARQMITD
- a CDS encoding electron transfer flavoprotein subunit beta/FixA family protein yields the protein MDILVCVKRVPDTSENEIEVNSSGSDIERDDLVYSVNEWDNYAVEEAIQIRDKVGGSVTVVTVGDDESEEVLRREMAMGADQGVLLSDDAFEGSDGKGLATILKAEIEKGKYDLIMTGAQADGGAAQVGGMLAAMLDLPYASLVNLIDVVDDTKIKVGREIEGGNQEMNEVDLPCVLSIQTGINEPRYVGIRGIRKVASVEIPVHGAADLGLDASAVGEAAAKVKRQDYFVPDMGEGAEMLEGSTEEIIEKLIELLKAKGGVK
- a CDS encoding electron transfer flavoprotein subunit alpha/FixB family protein; amino-acid sequence: MAQIFAYILHKEGVADDSALELVAAAKKIDAAASVTAIVVGSGVDAVCNEVAASYNEVWKIDGADFAYPNAEVIRKALVSIVPKGALVLIPHNTFGMDLGPGLSVKLDTAFVSDVVDFEGIDGDALKVVRQEYSGMVSTHVTCDTAAGAIITVRPGAFQPDESKSAGGAVTDKTGDAGDLGVSRRFLEVVEAEMGDVDITKSEILVSVGRGIEDEDNLEIAQELADAMGADVSCSRPIVDAKWMEKSRQVGTSGQTVSPKVYLACGISGSFQHMGGIKGAPFIVAINKNAKAPIFQLADVGVVADILEFLPDLAEAIEEAK